From Candidatus Methylomirabilota bacterium, one genomic window encodes:
- a CDS encoding RNA-binding protein has protein sequence MAAKLYVGGLSYSTTSETLREYFAQCGTVESASVVTDKFSGQSRGFGFVEMATAEEAQRAISELNGKELDGRKLTVNVSNPRPAGGGGGPRGGGPRGGGRPGGGGRGPGGGDRGAYGVPPSKKPFRW, from the coding sequence ATGGCTGCGAAATTGTACGTAGGTGGTCTGTCTTATTCCACCACGAGCGAGACGCTGCGCGAGTACTTCGCCCAGTGTGGGACAGTGGAGTCGGCGTCGGTAGTCACCGACAAGTTCTCGGGGCAGTCCCGCGGGTTCGGGTTCGTGGAAATGGCGACGGCGGAGGAAGCGCAGCGCGCCATCTCGGAGCTGAACGGGAAGGAGCTGGACGGACGTAAGCTCACCGTTAACGTCTCCAACCCGCGTCCCGCGGGCGGAGGTGGCGGGCCCCGCGGCGGCGGTCCGCGCGGGGGCGGGCGGCCCGGTGGTGGTGGGCGCGGGCCCGGGGGCGGGGATCGGGGCGCTTACGGCGTGCCCCCGTCCAAGAAGCCGTTCCGCTGGTAG
- a CDS encoding uroporphyrinogen decarboxylase family protein yields AIDKFAPGEYETLLVAPLDRAAFEPHLVCVYANPAQVMRLTQAALWKRGGRLTSSFEGRAVCADIIVTTMKTGEPQVILPCSGDRIFGQTQDHEMAFAIPWDRMDEIVEGLRGTHNGGIRYPITQFMEYEAKLPPRYMEVNKLWDAEKGKAALTNRDRVVAAYKRSFADRVPVYPIVASFAGTLDGLSIEEYCTNPTRAITAMMNYYERYQPDVVLAYNDLAKEAEAFGCGVKYSDYVVPSIERHVLEDKANLAKLIMPDPYKTARLPGFLEQCEALVKAKPPAATGAVAVGPWTIAMLLRNPEMMLLDTFEDPQFIHDLMRIATDFTKVWGDAIVKTGIGLSYSEPTASISLISPDNYREFIAPYHKELVEHFKAKKVGVTTHICGTTYPIYEDLIQCGFTTVSFDLDQQADPALHVDQLSRFMEVAKGRAVAIGNVDATKFEKTTREEMEADVRRCIDAAARHSGFILSTSCEIPPRSNPDIVKWFMDAAHDYGRYERVLG; encoded by the coding sequence GCCATCGACAAGTTCGCGCCCGGCGAGTACGAGACCCTCCTCGTCGCCCCGCTCGATCGCGCCGCCTTTGAGCCGCACCTGGTGTGCGTGTACGCGAATCCCGCCCAGGTCATGCGGCTCACCCAGGCCGCCCTGTGGAAGCGGGGCGGGCGCCTCACGTCGTCGTTCGAGGGCCGCGCGGTGTGCGCCGACATCATCGTGACCACGATGAAGACCGGCGAGCCGCAGGTGATCCTTCCCTGCTCGGGCGACCGCATCTTCGGCCAGACCCAGGATCACGAGATGGCCTTCGCGATCCCGTGGGACCGCATGGATGAGATCGTCGAGGGGCTACGCGGCACCCACAACGGCGGCATCCGCTATCCGATCACCCAGTTCATGGAGTACGAGGCCAAGCTGCCGCCGCGCTACATGGAGGTCAACAAGCTCTGGGACGCGGAGAAGGGCAAGGCCGCGCTGACCAACCGCGACCGCGTGGTCGCGGCCTACAAGCGCTCCTTCGCCGACCGCGTGCCGGTGTACCCCATCGTGGCGTCGTTCGCGGGCACCCTCGACGGGCTCAGCATCGAGGAGTACTGCACGAACCCCACCAGGGCCATCACGGCGATGATGAACTACTACGAGCGCTATCAGCCGGACGTGGTGCTCGCGTACAACGACCTCGCCAAGGAGGCGGAGGCTTTCGGCTGCGGCGTGAAGTACTCGGACTACGTGGTCCCGTCCATCGAGCGGCACGTGCTGGAGGACAAAGCCAATCTCGCCAAGCTGATCATGCCGGATCCCTACAAGACGGCGCGGCTACCGGGATTCCTCGAGCAGTGCGAGGCGCTCGTGAAGGCCAAGCCACCCGCCGCCACCGGGGCGGTCGCGGTGGGCCCCTGGACCATCGCCATGCTCCTGCGCAATCCCGAGATGATGCTCCTGGATACGTTCGAAGACCCGCAGTTCATCCACGACCTCATGCGCATTGCCACCGATTTCACCAAGGTCTGGGGCGATGCCATCGTGAAGACCGGGATCGGGCTCTCGTATTCCGAGCCCACCGCGTCGATCAGCCTGATCTCCCCCGACAACTACCGCGAGTTCATCGCGCCCTACCACAAGGAGCTGGTGGAGCACTTCAAGGCCAAGAAGGTCGGCGTCACCACCCACATCTGCGGGACGACGTATCCGATCTACGAGGATCTGATCCAGTGCGGCTTCACCACGGTGTCGTTCGACCTCGACCAGCAGGCCGACCCGGCGCTGCACGTGGATCAGCTCAGCCGCTTCATGGAAGTGGCCAAGGGGCGCGCCGTGGCCATCGGCAACGTGGACGCCACCAAGTTCGAGAAGACCACCCGGGAGGAGATGGAGGCCGACGTGCGGCGGTGCATCGACGCGGCGGCCCGCCACTCCGGCTTCATCCTCTCCACGTCCTGTGAGATTCCGCCGCGGTCCAATCCCGATATCGTGAAGTGGTTCATGGACGCGGCCCACGACTACGGCCGTTACGAGCGCGTCCTCGGCTAG